From the Lactuca sativa cultivar Salinas chromosome 9, Lsat_Salinas_v11, whole genome shotgun sequence genome, the window GCTATAGCGCTGATGGGGTTTGCGGTAAATAGCGGCCAATAGCGCCAATAATAACATCACCGCTATTCGTAAACGTTATTTCCAAATAGCAGTCGAATATCACCGCAAAATGCTATAGCGTCGCTATAGCACTGGTATAACCCTATTGATAGCATAGATTTATAGTTTATAACTTATAAGCTATTAAAATAAGTTAGTGACGACTTATTTATAGATTTTGACTTAttatcaaaataataatttttctttTAACAAAGTGATTTAAAATATTCTAAGCATTTAAAATACTTTGATAAATATGGTTCCTTTGAGTTTTGACCCATTTATCGTTTTTCATTTACAATTTAAGTTTCTAAATTTTATGTTTCATCGGTAGATAAAATACAACATAGTTATATAGACTTTTTAGTGGATCGAAATAATGATATCCAACCGCAACCCAGAATCAGGGATTGAAATGATCATCctacatatattatatatatatatatacaagtacAAGTTAATTCTATATCTTAGAAAATATCGAAGCTaggtaattaaataaataattaattaatgacTATTTTCTCTTCCTCGATAATCTCCTTCTCACCACCACGTTTGGACAAAGGAGGAGAAGAGATGGGAGAAGTGAAAGTAGAAGCAACAGAAGCAAAAGAATCTACAGAATGATCGGAAGAAGAAGCTCCACCACCACCAGTTCCACCATTGCCGCCACTGTTGCCATCGCCGCCAGAAATTCCGGCAAGCAAATCAACAAAGGCCCCAACAATCAACTCATGGTGGTTCTTCCCATTCATCCTCAAATACCACCCTAACAACTCCTCCAAACACTCCCAATCTTTCAATCCATGGTTCTCCACCATCTCCTGCATAGATTTCTTGAAATCCCCATGTGGATCCTCAGATTCAATCGCCACAGCCACACTTTCTTTATATGGTATATCACCATTGCCACCACAGTCATcacgaccaccaccaccaccaccaccaccttcaatCAGTATATCCACACATTGTTTGTTACCTTCAAGAATCGAACTAGTAGTTGGGCCAGGTTCAAAAAACAATCTTTCTGACCTTGCCCCACGGACAATGTTCTCAACTGAGGAGTACTCATTAGTGTTTAAGTACTCCTCGGACTCCGATGATATACTAGCAGATTCTGACGAGTTCGTGAAGAACGAATCTGGAGTGGTCATTTCTGCTTCTGCTTCAGCCGGATGTGTATATTTGGGGTCGAAAAAGACAGAATTGACGGTTTTAAACATCATATCACCAGAACCTACCCGAAAAGACATGGTTTTGGGGTTCTTACAAGAAGGCCATCGCCATGTTTCTTTGTTTTTGTTGAGCAATAATAGAGAAGGAATAAACTTCATGATGTTGATCCTTAGTGGTGTAGAAGGGGGTTTGTATGGTTATTAATTCTGTGTGTTGGTTTGGTATTAATGGTGATCACAAGGAAAGAGATAGAGAGGTGGAGAAAAAATGGGGGGTGATGGGAAGGGGGTGTTAAAAGACTTTGATGTAAGTATTTAATAATAAAGAGGCATGAGGAATATGTTGCTTATTTAATGCAATATATGCATGCACACCTCCTATccaaataatgaataatcaattGGGAGTGTGTTTTTTAATACATCtaattttaaaaagtaaaatatTAGATTTGACACGTAATTTTAATAAAAGTGCATCATAAACTGTTTATTGCTTAAAAATTCGCTTTAGTAAAAACAGAATGCAACGAATTGTGTATTAatttaaatttgtttttttttaaacttctAACATGCATTCTAAATACCACTTATAAACTACATCTCATCTCGGAAAAAGGGGCACATTTTCAAACATTTAATACACCTAAGCAAATAGCCtataatattaatttaaaattgaTATAATGGTGCCTTGTGATGTTGGACACGTGTTCAATATGGGTGAGCATATTAACCGAACATGCTCGGAACCGAAACCTGAATTGATGATTCGAGAGGACCAATAACCGGACCAATTAGCCTACAACAGTACCagtcccgattttcgatttactACCCAATTGAAAccgttatatgtgtttatgtaattGGTACAAGTAGATAATGTTGAAAGCCTGAAACTAAAAACAATTTAGTTTTGATACCTCGTGTTTTGAGACCTGTAACTCAATCAGTATATAAcgaaataatttgtttttgtagttcaaaataaaatataaacagTAAACTACATGTTGAAATTTTTTAATGAAATTTCTTTTCCAAACCAGTGAGTTATAACAGTTTAAAGAAGATGATATGTTTGGTCTCGTCACCTTCACGACATGTCTTGTGTTTTACCCGGAACTAGTTGCATCGAATTGGGTTCAGGCTCATCCCTTAATGTGGGCAACAAGATGACCGTCCAAAACCCATCTTTTAAAGGGACTCGGAATTTATTATGgactttattatatatatatatatatatatatatatatatatatatatatatatatatatatatatatataacattttcgATTACAAAATATTTATACATAGATGATccctaaaatatatatatacacacacacacacacacacacacacatatatatatatatatatatatatatatatatatatatatatatatatatatataggttaatgcgtttcttacatttattgtgtgctagaatgtactgatag encodes:
- the LOC111914358 gene encoding transcription repressor OFP13, with the translated sequence MKFIPSLLLLNKNKETWRWPSCKNPKTMSFRVGSGDMMFKTVNSVFFDPKYTHPAEAEAEMTTPDSFFTNSSESASISSESEEYLNTNEYSSVENIVRGARSERLFFEPGPTTSSILEGNKQCVDILIEGGGGGGGGRDDCGGNGDIPYKESVAVAIESEDPHGDFKKSMQEMVENHGLKDWECLEELLGWYLRMNGKNHHELIVGAFVDLLAGISGGDGNSGGNGGTGGGGASSSDHSVDSFASVASTFTSPISSPPLSKRGGEKEIIEEEKIVIN